Genomic window (Desulfuromonadales bacterium):
CTTCGCCTGGCCTCCGCCCGGCCCGGCAGCGGAGTAAATGAATGAGGAAATGTCCCGGAATGAAATTTCCGGGCCAGATACTAAGCCCTTGATTTCGAAGAGTCAACCGCTGTTGAGGGGGAGGTCGAGCCTGAGCCGGTACCCGACGCCCGGCTCGTTCAGGAAGAAGCGGGGCCGGGCCGGGTCCGCTTCGAGCTTGTGCCGCAACTGTGCCATGTAGACGCGCAGGTACTGGGTCTGGTTCATGTGCGGCGGCCCCCAGACCTCCTTCAGGAGCTGGCTGTGGGTGACCACCTTCCCGGCGTTGCGGATGAGCACGCTCAGCAGGCGATATTCGATGGGGGTCAGGTGCACCTCCCGGTCGCCGAGGAAGACCTGGCGGCGCGCCAGGTCGACCCGCAGGTCGTCGAGGATGAAGAGCGGCTCGATCCGCCCTGACTGCTGCATGGTGCGGTGGCGCAGGGCGACCCGGATGCGGGCCAGCAGTTCTCCGGCGCCGAAGGGCTTGGTCAGGTAGTCGTCGGCGCCAGCATCGAGCGCCCTGACCTTGTCCCGCTCCTGCTCCCGGGCGGAGAGGACAATGATCGGCACCGCGCTCCACTCCCGCAGCCGCCGGGTCACCTCCAGGCCGTCGAGGTCCGGCAGCCCGAGATCGAGAAGAATCACGTCCGGGCTGCGGGTGGCGGCCAGGGCGAGACCTTCTTCCCCGGCGGCCGCCTCGAGCAGCCGGTAGCGGTAACTCTGCAGGGTCACCCGGAGAAAGCGACGCATCTGTGGTTCATCCTCGATCAGCAGAATCAATTCGCCATCCTGTGCCATACGCCGCCCTCCTTCAGGCCTCTTCCGGTTCCGGCAGTTGCGGCTGCCCCTCCAGCGGGAGCGTGAAGCGGAACACCGCGCCGCCCCCCGGGCGGTTTTCGGCCCAGATGCGGCCGCCGTGGGCAGCGACGATGGCCCGGCAGATCGTCAGCCCCAGCCCGACTCCGCTGCTGCCGCCGTGGCTGCGGACAAACTTGTCGAAGATCCGCTCCTCCTCCCCCGAAGGGATGCCCGGGCCCCGGTCGGCCAATTCCACCAGCAGCACCTTTTCCCGGACCGAGGCGGCCAGCTCCAGCGGTGTCTCCGGCGGCGTATAGCGAACCGCATTCTCCAGCAGGTTGGTCAGCACCTGCTCGATCAAAAGCGGGTCGAAGGGGACGAGCGGCAGATCCTCCGGCAATCCTGTCGTCAGCGGGTGGCTGCGGAGCCTGTCGGCCAGTCGGTTCAGCACTACGCCGACAATTTCCTCCAGAGACTGCCACTCCTTTTTCACGATGATCGCCCCGGATTCCAGGCGGGTCATGTCGAGCACGTTGCGGATGATCCGGCCCAGGTGCTCCGCCTCTTCGCAGACCGTCTGGAGGAGCTCGCGGCGCCCCGGCGGGTCGAGGGTGGCGTCGTGGTGCAGCAGGGTGGTGGCGGCGCCGGTGATGGCCGCCAGCGGCGTGCGCAGGTCATGGGAGACGGAACTGAGCAGGGTGCTGCGCAGGGCCTCGGTCTCGGCCTTGAGCAGGGCTCGCTGCGCCTCCTCGGCGAGGGAGGCCCGCTCCATGGCCATGGCGGTCTGGTTGGCGAAGCTCTCCAGGACGTGGATCTGCTCCGGGGCAAAGAGCCCGGCGGCTGGCCCGGGGAGGATGCCGACCACCGCGACCGTCTTGGCGGCGGCGACCAGGGGAAGATAGAGCGCTTTGGCGCCGGAAAGGGTATCGGTTCCCAGCCCCGCCCGCTGCCGGTGATCGAAGGCCCACTGGGCGACGCTCAGCTCCCGCTGATCGAGGGCGTAGGTGTGGCGGCCGGTGGCCGCCGCCGCCAGACTCCCCCGCTCGTCGGGGACGAGCACCACGGCCTGGCAGGAGAAAACCTCGCTGATGTGCCGGACGGCGATGGTGCTCAGCCGCTCCCGGCCCTCCTCGTGGGCCAGTTCCCGGCTCAGGTGGTAGAGGGCGGCGGTGCGCCGCTCCCGCAGCCGCGCGGCTTCCGCCTGTTCCCGCACCCGCAGCGTCAGCCGGCTGATGACATAGGCGACGAAGAACATGACGACGAAGGTGAAAAGGTATCCCACGTCGCTGACCGCAAACGTATGGTAGGGTGGAACGAAGAAGAAATCGAAGGCGGCCACACTCAGCAGCGTGGCGAGCAGGGTCGGGCCCCGACCGGCGCGGCTGGCGGTGAGGACGATGCCGAGCAGGAATACCATGGACAGGTCGACCAGGGAGAAATGCCGGAACATCAGGGTGGCGACGGCCGTGCTGGCGGCGACGGCGGCGACGCTCAACAGCCACTCCCGCCGGTGTGCCGGGCGCCGCCCAGGCCTGGCGGCGGGGCGCGGCGCCGCCTCTTCGCTTTCGCCGGTGATGACGTAGACGTCGATGTCGCCGCTGCCCCGGACCACCTCGTCGAGGACCGAGCCGAAGAGCCGGTCCTTCCAGCGGGGATGGGTCGGCTTGCCGATGATGATCTTGGTGACGTTGCGCGACCGGGCGTAGCGCAGGATCTCCTCGCTCGCCCGGTGCCCGGAAAGGGTGACCGTCTCGGCGCCCAGGCTCTCGGCCAGGCGCATGTGTTCGGCGAGCTGCTGCAGGTCCCGTTCCGAGGGCCGCACCTTGGCGGGCCCTTCGACGGTGACGGCGAGCCAGTCGGCGCGCAGCCCCGCGGCCATGCGCTTGGCGGCGCGGATCAGGCGGATCGAGCGGGGGTTGGCGCCGACGCAGACCAGGATCCGTTCGGCGGCCGGCCATACCTCGCGCACCCCCTTGCCGGTTCGGTAGCTCAGCATCTGTGCGTCGACCCGTTCGGCGGTGCGGCGCAGGGCCAGCTCCCGCAGCGCCAGCAGGTTGCCGGTACGGAAGAAGTTCTCCCGCGCCCGCGCCGCCAGCTCCGCCACGTAGACCTTCCCCTCCTTGAGCCGCTGGAGGAGTTCGTCGGGGGGAAGATCGACCAGTTCGATCTCGTCGGCCCGGTCGAGGACCGAGTCGGGGAGGGTTTCGCGGACGACGACGCCGGTGATCTGGGCGACCACGTCGCCCAGGCTCTCCAGGTGCTGGACGTTGAGCGTGGTGTAGACGTCAATGCCGGCCGCGAGCAGCTCGAAGACGTCCTGCCAGCGCTTCTTGTGGCGGCAGCCGGGGGCGTTGGTGTGGGCCAGTTCGTCCACCAGGGCAATCTGCGGCTTGCGGGCGAGGACCGCATCGAGGTCCAGCTCCGGAAGCCGCACCCCCCGGTGCTCGATCTGCGCCCTGGGGATGATCTCCAGGCCGGCCAGGAGGGAATCGGTCTCGAAGCGGCCGTGGGTCTCCACGTACCCCGCCGCCACGTCGCGACCGTCCAGTCGCTGCCGCCAGGCCGCCTCCAGCATGGCATAGGTCTTCCCGACCCCGGGGGCGGCGCCGAAGAAGACCTTCAGGTGCCCCTGGCGCTTGCGCTCTTCCTCCCGCTGCGCCTCTTTCAGCAGCAGGTCGGGATCAGGACGACGCTCTTCCATGTACCAGCTCCTTCGGACTGAAACCGGCGCCTGACCGCCGGATCTCCTCAAAGTTTAACAACTTCAGCGCATCTCATCCAACGCCAGGTTCAGGCGCAGGACGTTGACCCGCCGTTCGCCGAGGATGCCGAAGGCTCTTTCCTCGGTGTGGGTGGCAACGAGGGCGCGAACGCCGGCTGCATCGAGCCCCCGGACTCTAGCCACCCGCTCCGCCTGGTAATCGGCGGCGGCCGGGGAGATGTGCGGGTCGAGCCCGCTCGCCGAGGCGGTGACCAGATCGAGCGGAATCGGTTGCGTGTTCTCCGGGTCGGCGGCGCGCAGGCAGGCGATCCGCGCCTGCACCCGCTCGCGCAGGACCGGGTTCCCCGGCCCCAGGTTGGAGCCGGAAGAGGCGGCGGCGTTGTGCGGGAAGGGAGTGGTGGCCGACGGCCGTCCCCAGAAGTAGCGAGGCTCGTCGAAGGGCTGGCCGATCTGGGCGGAGCCCGCGGGTCTGTCCTCCCGGGGGATGAGGCTGCCGTTGGCCTGTCTGGGAAAAAACAGCTGAGCGACGGCGGTGACAACGGCGGGATAGATGCCGCCGCAGAGAAGGGTGAAGACGACGAGCATCAGGATGGCCGGTTTCAGGTCTTTTATGATGGTTCTCCGTTTATTGTCTGACTCGTCGGAACGGTCGGACCGGTCCGACGCGATTAAACAAACCATCCCAGCAGCAGGTCGATCCCCTTGATGCCGACGAACGGGACGATCAGCCCGCCGAGCCCGTAGATGAGCAGGTTGTTGCGCAGCAGGGTCGCCGCACCGACCGAACGGTACTTCACCCCGCGCAGGGCGAGGGGAATGAGAGCGACGATGATCAGGGCGTTGAAGATCACCGCCGAGAGGATGGCGCTGCGCGGCGTGGCCAGGCCCATAACGTTGAGCGCTGCCAGTTGCGGGTAGGTGCCGACGAAAGCGGCCGGCAGGATGGCGAAGTACTTGGCCACGTCGTTGGCGATGCTGAAGGTGGTGAGGGTCCCGCGGGTCATGAGGAGCTGCTTGCCGATCTCGACGACCTCGATGAGCTTGGTCGGATTGGAGTCGAGGTCGACCATGTTCCCCGCCTCCTTGGCCGCCTGGGTGCCGCTGTTCATCGCCACCGCCACGTCGGCCTGGGCCAGGGCCGGCGCGTCGTTGGTGCCGTCGCCGGTCATGGCGACGAGCCGCCCGCCCGCCTGGTGGTCGCGGATGAGCGTAAGCTTCGCCTCCGGAGTCGCCTCGGCGAGGAAGTCATCCACCCCCGCTTCGGCGGCGACCGCCGCCGCGGTCAGGGGGTTGTCGCCGGTGATCATGACCGTCCGAATCCCCATTCGGCGCAGCTCCGCGAAGCGTTCGCGAATCCCTCCCTTGACGATGTCGTTGAGGCGGATGACGCCGAGCACCTGCCGTCCTTCGGCGACGACCAGCGGCGTTGCCCCCTCCCGGGCCACCTCCTCGACGATCGTCTTCGCCTCCGGCGGAAAGCTTCCCCCGTTGCCGGTTACGTACGCCGCCACGGCATCGGCCGCCCCCTTGCGGATCTGCCGGCCATCGAGGTCGACCCCGCTCATCCGGGTCTGCGCCGAGAAGGGGACGAACCGCGCATCGAGG
Coding sequences:
- a CDS encoding response regulator gives rise to the protein MAQDGELILLIEDEPQMRRFLRVTLQSYRYRLLEAAAGEEGLALAATRSPDVILLDLGLPDLDGLEVTRRLREWSAVPIIVLSAREQERDKVRALDAGADDYLTKPFGAGELLARIRVALRHRTMQQSGRIEPLFILDDLRVDLARRQVFLGDREVHLTPIEYRLLSVLIRNAGKVVTHSQLLKEVWGPPHMNQTQYLRVYMAQLRHKLEADPARPRFFLNEPGVGYRLRLDLPLNSG
- a CDS encoding sensor histidine kinase KdpD, which encodes MEERRPDPDLLLKEAQREEERKRQGHLKVFFGAAPGVGKTYAMLEAAWRQRLDGRDVAAGYVETHGRFETDSLLAGLEIIPRAQIEHRGVRLPELDLDAVLARKPQIALVDELAHTNAPGCRHKKRWQDVFELLAAGIDVYTTLNVQHLESLGDVVAQITGVVVRETLPDSVLDRADEIELVDLPPDELLQRLKEGKVYVAELAARARENFFRTGNLLALRELALRRTAERVDAQMLSYRTGKGVREVWPAAERILVCVGANPRSIRLIRAAKRMAAGLRADWLAVTVEGPAKVRPSERDLQQLAEHMRLAESLGAETVTLSGHRASEEILRYARSRNVTKIIIGKPTHPRWKDRLFGSVLDEVVRGSGDIDVYVITGESEEAAPRPAARPGRRPAHRREWLLSVAAVAASTAVATLMFRHFSLVDLSMVFLLGIVLTASRAGRGPTLLATLLSVAAFDFFFVPPYHTFAVSDVGYLFTFVVMFFVAYVISRLTLRVREQAEAARLRERRTAALYHLSRELAHEEGRERLSTIAVRHISEVFSCQAVVLVPDERGSLAAAATGRHTYALDQRELSVAQWAFDHRQRAGLGTDTLSGAKALYLPLVAAAKTVAVVGILPGPAAGLFAPEQIHVLESFANQTAMAMERASLAEEAQRALLKAETEALRSTLLSSVSHDLRTPLAAITGAATTLLHHDATLDPPGRRELLQTVCEEAEHLGRIIRNVLDMTRLESGAIIVKKEWQSLEEIVGVVLNRLADRLRSHPLTTGLPEDLPLVPFDPLLIEQVLTNLLENAVRYTPPETPLELAASVREKVLLVELADRGPGIPSGEEERIFDKFVRSHGGSSGVGLGLTICRAIVAAHGGRIWAENRPGGGAVFRFTLPLEGQPQLPEPEEA
- the kdpC gene encoding potassium-transporting ATPase subunit KdpC, translated to MVCLIASDRSDRSDESDNKRRTIIKDLKPAILMLVVFTLLCGGIYPAVVTAVAQLFFPRQANGSLIPREDRPAGSAQIGQPFDEPRYFWGRPSATTPFPHNAAASSGSNLGPGNPVLRERVQARIACLRAADPENTQPIPLDLVTASASGLDPHISPAAADYQAERVARVRGLDAAGVRALVATHTEERAFGILGERRVNVLRLNLALDEMR